Below is a genomic region from Gemmatimonadales bacterium.
TTGCTGTGGTCCAAACGCTGGGACTGCTCGGCACCCCCGGCGCGATGTCGGTGGTCGACAAAGCCATCGAAGACAAAGATCGAAACGTGAGGCTGGCCGCGGTACGGGCGGCTGGTTCTCGCGGCTACAAGGGCGCGCTCCGGCGCATCGAAGCCCTTGTCCTGGGTAAGGCGATCAAGGACATGGATCTGACGGAGAAAATGGCCTTCTTCGAAGCCTATGGCTCCATTGCGGGCGCCAATGCGCTGAAGCCCCTCAGCGCGCTCCTGCTCGAGCGTGGCTTGCTGCGGATGAAAGAGCCGCCGGAGACTCGCGCGTGCGCCGCAATAGCGCTGGGACGATTGAAGACTGCCGAAGCCCGGGAGGTCCTGCAGCGGGCCCAGGACGACAAGGAGTTGGTGGTTCGGAATGCGGTCAATCGCGCGCTGCGAGAGGCTAAGAAGTGAGCAGCCCGATCGAGCTGGCCACCGGCGCCCCAGGCGACGACGGACAGCTGCGTCAGGGCGGCCGCTCACTGCTGCTCGCGCTCTACACCGCGCTGCGCAGCCTCAAGCTGTATCCCCTGGAGAACGCGACGGTTCAGAAGTCCCTGAGCGACCTCGACAACACCACCCGCGCGCTACTCAGGAGTGAGATCGAGCTGGAGATCCGGCTGGCCGGCGACTTCATCTTCGTGAACTCCACCCGCCTTCGGCTCGAGCTCGACAACTACGCCTCCTTCAGCCACATCCTGGCCATGCTGCGGGCGTTCGATATCGGTGCCTTGCGGGTGCACGGCAGCGAGCGCCGGGAGTGGCAGATCCTGTTGAGCCTCTTCCTGAGCCTCTCGGAGCGGGGCGAGCCGGGCGACCGCTTCGAAGAGCTGTTCGAGCGGCTGGCCGCCGGCGGTGTCACCGGCCTGGAGATCGAGCGGGCCAGCCACACCGATCCCGACGCAGAACAGTCCCGGGAAGCGGCCAAGCGGATCTATTCCCAGGGCGTGGCGGTCACCAAGGACGTGATCACAGGGGTCCGGCTAGGGCGGGCCACCAGCGTGAAGCGGGTGAAGCGGGCGGTCCAGCTCATCGTCGATCAGGTGCTGAACAACGAGACCTCGCTGGTGGGCCTCACCACCATTCGCGACTACGACGAATACACCTTCACCCACTCGGTAAATGTGTGCATCTTCTCGGTCGCGCTGGGCAAGAAGCTGGGGCTCACCCGGCTGCAGCTCTACGACCTGGGCATGACCGCCCTGCTGCACGACGTGGGCAAGGCCCGGGTGCCGGTGGAGATCCTCAACAAGACCAGCGGCCTCGATGAGGTCGAGTGGCGCATCATGCAGGCCCACCCGTGGCTCGGCGCGCTCACCCTGTTCGGTATGCGGTCGCACGACGAGCTGCCCTACCGCACCATTCTGGTGGCGCACGAGCATCACATGAAGACCGACCTGACCGGCTACCCCAAGTCGATCCGGCCGCGGACGCTGGGCATCTTCTCCAAGATCGTGGCCGTGGCCGACGGCTTCGACGCCGCGACCACCCGCCGCAGCTACCAGACCATCCCGATCGAGCCGGACCAAGTCCTCAAGGAGATGTGGGACAATCCCAAGCGGGGCTACGACATCGTGCTGGTGAAGGCGCTGATCAATCTGATCGGCATCTATCCGGTCGGCACCTGCGTCATCTTCGATACCCTCGAGGTGGGTATCGTGGCGGCCCCCAATCCCGAAGGGCAGCAGCTCCACCGGCCGTTGGTCCGGCTGGCCATCGATATCGACGGCGGCACCGTGCCGCCACCCGGCCAGCTGGTCAATCTGGCCGAGCAGGATGAGAGTGGCGCCTTCCGGCGGTCGATCGTGAAAGTCACCAATCCTGGGCGCTACGGACTGACGGTCGGCGACTACTTTGTCTGAATCGAGGCTGGCGCCGGTCTGGTCGGCACTCCGAGCCGCCCAGCGCCG
It encodes:
- a CDS encoding HD domain-containing phosphohydrolase → MSSPIELATGAPGDDGQLRQGGRSLLLALYTALRSLKLYPLENATVQKSLSDLDNTTRALLRSEIELEIRLAGDFIFVNSTRLRLELDNYASFSHILAMLRAFDIGALRVHGSERREWQILLSLFLSLSERGEPGDRFEELFERLAAGGVTGLEIERASHTDPDAEQSREAAKRIYSQGVAVTKDVITGVRLGRATSVKRVKRAVQLIVDQVLNNETSLVGLTTIRDYDEYTFTHSVNVCIFSVALGKKLGLTRLQLYDLGMTALLHDVGKARVPVEILNKTSGLDEVEWRIMQAHPWLGALTLFGMRSHDELPYRTILVAHEHHMKTDLTGYPKSIRPRTLGIFSKIVAVADGFDAATTRRSYQTIPIEPDQVLKEMWDNPKRGYDIVLVKALINLIGIYPVGTCVIFDTLEVGIVAAPNPEGQQLHRPLVRLAIDIDGGTVPPPGQLVNLAEQDESGAFRRSIVKVTNPGRYGLTVGDYFV